Proteins from a genomic interval of Prevotella sp. E13-27:
- a CDS encoding M15 family metallopeptidase produces MNQRKLWVLAAILIIICGACVITCCGSEDDNPVVSPTDDSSQFVTLSEAVPDVILEIRYYGTYNFVGTRIDGYEEPTALLTRQAADSLKAVNEDVKAQGYRLKIYDAYRPQKGVDHFVRWAEDISDTLMKPYFYPDLDKKVLFPQEYICLKSGHTRGSTVDLTLFDMKTEKELDMGGTFDWFGPESHPDFCGNPETGEYTGDNSKSPANPKRSITPEQFKNRMILRQAMLRHGFKPFDTEWWHFTLRDEPFPNTYFTFPVKQLSNSLAE; encoded by the coding sequence ATGAATCAAAGGAAACTGTGGGTGCTCGCCGCCATTCTCATCATTATATGCGGCGCATGTGTGATAACCTGCTGCGGCAGTGAGGACGACAATCCTGTGGTCAGCCCGACTGACGACAGCAGTCAGTTTGTAACCCTCAGCGAAGCCGTGCCCGATGTGATTCTGGAGATACGCTATTACGGCACGTACAACTTCGTAGGAACCCGCATTGACGGCTACGAGGAGCCGACAGCGCTACTCACACGCCAGGCTGCTGACAGTCTGAAGGCTGTAAACGAAGATGTGAAAGCACAGGGGTATAGACTGAAGATATACGATGCTTATCGTCCGCAGAAAGGCGTTGACCACTTCGTGCGCTGGGCAGAAGACATCAGCGACACGCTTATGAAGCCATACTTCTATCCCGACCTTGACAAGAAAGTGCTCTTTCCTCAGGAATACATCTGTCTGAAAAGTGGTCATACGCGGGGTAGCACTGTTGACCTGACTCTCTTCGATATGAAAACCGAAAAGGAACTTGACATGGGTGGCACTTTCGACTGGTTTGGTCCCGAGAGTCATCCCGACTTCTGTGGTAATCCTGAGACGGGAGAATATACAGGTGATAACAGCAAGAGTCCTGCCAATCCGAAACGTAGCATCACCCCAGAGCAGTTTAAGAACCGTATGATTCTGCGTCAGGCAATGCTTCGTCACGGTTTCAAGCCTTTCGACACAGAGTGGTGGCACTTCACACTCCGTGACGAACCCTTCCCCAATACCTATTTCACCTTCCCAGTCAAACAACTGAGCAACAGCTTAGCTGAATAG
- a CDS encoding DUF4421 family protein, which yields MTFYSKHHSLSIPKGSNRTRRKALLAVCMLLCIQPAATAKETADSVEADGKMSGVIKQVLDRFNRPPRYLDDRYVRKPPTKFIITLRGRVQQTGVRINDYSELDTDWGLANRTQTDLRMQERLHYKIGGYITYSGIRAGLGMSVGRKSAEKSTSLYLSCINSYYGLTAQYNNIKEKVSSDVHSTVDYHGENYENDSMEDDTYMESDYPADMREIQLDGYYAFNRRRFAYTAVYGGSVVQRRSAGSWMLGMKYLYGQVKFDSRESIFPIYVGGITRFTTQQLSVGGGYSYNLVLLNRDESGPLLRGLRNLTFNATFMPMITMFNPLTIYYDKNLVEWFGYETDHRTRKSHPELNYTATTGMALSIDRFSFVVKVHYDNFRFNTGLRNENQNKLGDEYAMQKNRMKGRFFNWGVRADFQMKF from the coding sequence ATGACATTCTATTCTAAACACCATTCCCTGTCTATCCCGAAAGGTTCGAACAGAACCCGCCGGAAGGCTTTGCTCGCGGTATGTATGCTGCTGTGCATACAGCCGGCGGCCACTGCCAAGGAAACCGCCGACAGCGTGGAAGCGGACGGGAAGATGTCAGGGGTCATCAAGCAGGTGCTCGACAGGTTTAACCGCCCCCCACGCTACCTCGACGACCGCTATGTGCGAAAGCCACCGACCAAGTTCATCATCACCCTGAGGGGCAGAGTGCAGCAGACCGGTGTGCGCATCAACGACTATTCGGAGTTGGATACCGACTGGGGGCTTGCCAACAGAACACAGACCGACTTGCGTATGCAAGAGCGCCTCCATTACAAGATAGGAGGCTATATCACCTATTCAGGCATCCGTGCCGGACTGGGCATGAGCGTAGGGCGCAAGAGCGCCGAGAAGAGCACCTCCTTGTACCTCAGCTGCATCAACTCATACTACGGGCTTACAGCCCAATATAACAATATCAAGGAGAAGGTGTCATCTGACGTGCATTCCACAGTGGACTATCATGGTGAGAACTACGAAAACGACTCCATGGAGGACGACACTTACATGGAGTCGGACTATCCTGCCGACATGCGCGAGATACAACTCGACGGCTACTATGCCTTCAACCGCCGCCGCTTCGCCTATACAGCCGTATATGGCGGCAGTGTCGTGCAGCGACGTTCTGCCGGCTCGTGGATGCTGGGAATGAAGTACCTCTATGGGCAGGTGAAGTTCGACTCCAGGGAATCCATTTTCCCCATCTACGTCGGCGGCATCACACGGTTTACCACCCAACAGTTGTCCGTAGGCGGAGGCTACAGTTACAACCTCGTACTCCTGAACCGTGACGAAAGCGGTCCACTCCTGCGCGGTCTCCGCAACCTCACTTTCAACGCCACCTTCATGCCGATGATCACCATGTTCAATCCGCTCACCATCTATTACGACAAAAACCTCGTGGAATGGTTCGGCTATGAAACCGACCATCGCACTCGCAAGTCACATCCGGAACTCAACTACACTGCCACGACGGGCATGGCACTGAGCATCGACCGCTTCAGTTTCGTCGTCAAAGTCCACTACGACAACTTCCGCTTCAACACAGGCTTACGGAATGAGAACCAGAACAAACTGGGCGATGAGTATGCCATGCAGAAGAACCGCATGAAAGGGCGCTTCTTCAACTGGGGCGTGAGGGCAGATTTTCAAATGAAGTTTTAA
- a CDS encoding clostripain-related cysteine peptidase produces the protein MKRIMQWVLAATLISGASVFTSCSSDNDDNSSPKSGANSQLVGQWYSDVSGATYAAWTYGKAWQQTELKADGTGVTNIYYLNNDDAVGRERYSFTYTAREGVLTMDIAERNTKTTARYTVSDGKLTLTEGDHQLAMQKMDEAKAKDFDAWSRKDNLVNVPQPARYTVFVYGNAGGTMDKIIEYGFWEKIQPLLTDHNNVRVVCFYKYGKEKSEDGKDFTGKYADPGDIVWFDLNDTTKLENIRNGGLRALGYEKKAQELKLCDPTTVSAFIQISSLVCPAEQYVFSIWGHGSGLSPMADVPGKYEDPAAAPATRGVIGDEWNKGEELDMYELSAAIRSAGLNRLNTIFFHNCLMGNMETLTELRGLSDYIVASAHLLVSEGELLTEYVRGLLEKGNTEDAIAQMFERVHPKWENSYHESEEQENGQIVESWRNGDYKLIRTAKLDAIISATKRLADRLVALYPTQREAIDKATKEVYRFHTLILNNVSPEQRHLLTYVNPFVDLADYAHWLAKETGDTEMAAISADLDKAFSEAFVHYADVNTNEQHLDHYTLSICLTNNKFYTADAAKLPLVDYFVPNHLCNFDQGYEQTTFHKLTGWGNWLRTNQQLLWGNPTSDGGGPLK, from the coding sequence ATGAAAAGAATCATGCAATGGGTGCTCGCCGCCACCCTCATCAGCGGCGCAAGCGTATTCACATCGTGTTCGTCGGACAACGATGACAATTCTTCTCCTAAATCAGGAGCGAACAGCCAACTCGTAGGCCAATGGTATTCCGACGTATCGGGGGCTACATACGCCGCCTGGACATACGGCAAGGCATGGCAGCAGACGGAACTGAAGGCCGACGGCACAGGCGTCACCAACATCTATTACCTCAACAACGACGATGCCGTGGGCCGTGAGCGCTATTCGTTCACCTATACAGCCAGGGAGGGCGTGCTGACGATGGACATCGCGGAGAGGAACACCAAGACCACCGCCAGATATACCGTGAGCGACGGCAAGCTGACCTTGACGGAGGGTGACCACCAACTGGCCATGCAGAAGATGGACGAAGCGAAGGCTAAGGACTTTGATGCGTGGAGCCGCAAGGACAACCTGGTCAATGTACCGCAACCCGCCCGCTACACCGTCTTTGTCTATGGCAATGCGGGAGGCACCATGGATAAGATTATTGAGTATGGCTTCTGGGAGAAGATACAGCCGCTGCTCACGGATCACAACAACGTCCGTGTGGTCTGCTTCTACAAATATGGCAAGGAAAAGTCCGAGGATGGCAAAGACTTTACAGGTAAGTATGCCGACCCGGGTGACATCGTATGGTTCGATCTGAACGACACGACTAAACTGGAGAATATTCGTAACGGAGGACTTCGGGCGCTGGGGTATGAAAAGAAGGCCCAGGAACTGAAACTGTGCGACCCCACGACCGTCAGCGCGTTCATCCAGATCAGCAGTCTGGTGTGTCCTGCCGAGCAGTATGTGTTCAGCATCTGGGGACATGGCAGCGGACTAAGCCCCATGGCCGATGTCCCCGGCAAATACGAAGACCCCGCCGCTGCACCTGCTACCCGAGGGGTCATCGGCGATGAGTGGAATAAGGGTGAAGAACTGGATATGTATGAACTGAGTGCCGCCATCCGTTCCGCAGGCTTGAACCGGCTGAACACAATTTTCTTCCACAACTGCCTGATGGGCAACATGGAGACGCTGACCGAGCTGCGCGGCCTGTCCGACTACATCGTGGCCTCGGCTCACCTGCTTGTGAGCGAGGGCGAACTGCTCACGGAATACGTCCGAGGACTGCTGGAGAAGGGGAATACCGAGGATGCCATCGCACAGATGTTTGAGCGCGTGCATCCGAAATGGGAAAATTCATATCATGAGTCTGAAGAGCAGGAAAATGGGCAAATAGTGGAGTCCTGGAGAAATGGCGACTACAAGCTCATCCGTACTGCCAAGCTCGATGCCATCATCAGTGCCACCAAGCGCCTCGCCGACAGACTCGTCGCTCTCTACCCCACGCAAAGGGAAGCCATCGACAAAGCCACCAAGGAGGTGTATCGGTTCCATACCCTCATTCTAAATAACGTGTCCCCCGAGCAGCGTCACCTGTTAACCTACGTGAATCCCTTTGTCGATCTGGCAGACTATGCACATTGGTTGGCAAAAGAGACTGGCGACACAGAAATGGCTGCCATCTCTGCCGATCTGGACAAAGCCTTCAGCGAAGCCTTCGTCCACTATGCCGACGTCAACACGAACGAACAGCATCTGGACCACTACACACTGAGCATCTGCCTGACCAACAACAAATTCTACACGGCAGATGCCGCCAAATTGCCTCTTGTTGATTATTTTGTTCCTAATCATCTGTGCAATTTCGACCAAGGCTACGAGCAGACCACCTTCCACAAACTGACGGGATGGGGCAACTGGCTGCGCACCAACCAGCAACTGCTTTGGGGCAATCCCACAAGCGACGGCGGTGGCCCGCTCAAGTGA
- a CDS encoding branched-chain amino acid aminotransferase produces MKNLDWGSLSFGYMKTDYNVRCYYRDGKWGEIEVSSDEYLKLHMAATCLHYGQEAFEGLKAYRCKDGKVRVFRVKDNAERLQSTCRGILMPEVPTELFEEMVKKVVRLNQEWIPTYESGATLYIRPLLIGTSAQVGVHPSKEYCFLIFVTPVGPYFKGGFSTNPYVIIRDYDRSAPLGTGKYKVGGNYAASLFANNLAHEKGYACEFYLDAKEKKYMDECGAANFFGIKNNTYITPKSTSILPSITNKSLMQVAEDLGMKVERRQIPEEELETFEEAGACGTAAVISPISYIDDLDTGKRYSFGEKPGPISKKLYDTLRGIQYGEIEDKHGWTTVVIE; encoded by the coding sequence ATGAAGAACTTAGATTGGGGAAGCCTGTCTTTCGGATACATGAAGACAGACTACAATGTGCGGTGCTACTACCGCGATGGCAAGTGGGGCGAGATTGAAGTTTCGTCCGACGAGTATTTGAAACTTCACATGGCTGCAACCTGTCTGCACTATGGTCAGGAGGCTTTCGAAGGCCTTAAGGCATATCGCTGCAAGGACGGCAAAGTGCGTGTATTCCGTGTTAAGGACAATGCAGAGCGCCTTCAGTCAACATGCCGCGGAATTCTCATGCCGGAAGTACCGACAGAGCTGTTCGAGGAAATGGTAAAGAAGGTTGTACGCCTGAACCAGGAGTGGATTCCTACTTATGAGAGCGGAGCAACACTCTATATCCGTCCGCTGCTCATCGGCACCAGCGCACAGGTAGGCGTTCATCCATCAAAGGAATATTGCTTTCTCATCTTCGTCACACCAGTAGGTCCATATTTCAAGGGTGGTTTCTCTACCAACCCCTATGTAATCATTCGTGACTACGACCGTTCGGCACCTCTTGGCACAGGTAAGTATAAGGTGGGCGGCAACTATGCAGCTTCTCTTTTCGCCAACAACCTGGCTCACGAGAAAGGTTATGCCTGCGAGTTCTATCTCGATGCTAAAGAAAAGAAATACATGGACGAGTGTGGTGCTGCCAACTTCTTTGGCATTAAGAACAACACCTACATCACTCCGAAATCAACATCTATTCTGCCTTCTATTACAAACAAAAGCCTTATGCAGGTAGCTGAGGATCTCGGCATGAAGGTTGAGCGTCGTCAGATTCCTGAAGAAGAACTCGAGACATTCGAAGAGGCAGGTGCATGCGGTACAGCAGCCGTAATTTCACCTATCTCATATATTGATGACCTCGATACTGGCAAGCGCTATTCATTCGGTGAGAAGCCCGGTCCTATATCAAAGAAACTTTACGACACTCTCCGTGGCATTCAGTATGGAGAGATCGAGGATAAGCACGGTTGGACAACAGTTGTCATTGAATAA
- the xseA gene encoding exodeoxyribonuclease VII large subunit, whose protein sequence is MNETLSLFELNSLVRLTLEAELSHEYWVEAELSEVRESRGHCYMELIQKEELSNTPIARASAKCWRSSWTMIQPHFERITGQRLCAGMKVRLKVYAQFHEAFGFSWIITDIDPNHTLGDMARRRQEIVLKLKQEGIFDMQRDLQLPTFCLNIAVISSVTAAGYGDFCQQLSESGFAFHTTLFPAIMQGEQVEQSIINALNQIYEAHSLAVGEDSSFDCVVIIRGGGGTADMSGFDTLALAENVAQFPMPIITGIGHDRDECVLDMVSHLRVKTPTAAAAFLIEHAQRVLDRIEQCEQRISYTAEAKLSTLNSQLSTLAIRIPALFSLVKTQHEARMEQTSQRLANSIRRIIDKEQNRIALLTSHIPPITSHNIASANHRLEMLQQRATSLDPQLMLKRGYSITTLNGKAIHDAALLKQGDEIETQFEQGTIKSTVK, encoded by the coding sequence ATGAACGAAACTCTATCATTATTTGAGCTGAACTCGCTCGTACGTTTGACACTAGAGGCAGAACTGTCACACGAGTACTGGGTAGAGGCAGAACTTTCAGAAGTACGTGAGTCAAGAGGCCATTGTTATATGGAGCTTATCCAAAAGGAAGAGCTTTCTAACACCCCTATTGCACGTGCCTCGGCAAAGTGCTGGCGTTCGTCATGGACAATGATTCAGCCCCACTTTGAACGCATCACAGGACAAAGGCTATGCGCAGGAATGAAAGTACGTCTGAAAGTCTATGCACAGTTCCACGAAGCTTTCGGTTTTTCATGGATAATAACCGATATCGATCCTAACCACACACTTGGCGACATGGCGCGCCGACGTCAGGAGATAGTACTCAAGCTGAAACAAGAAGGCATCTTCGACATGCAACGCGACCTTCAGCTCCCCACTTTCTGTCTAAACATCGCTGTCATTTCCAGTGTCACTGCTGCTGGCTATGGTGACTTCTGCCAACAGCTCAGTGAAAGCGGCTTTGCTTTCCACACCACTCTTTTTCCAGCAATAATGCAAGGTGAACAAGTGGAACAGAGCATCATCAATGCGCTAAACCAGATATATGAAGCCCACTCCTTGGCAGTAGGAGAAGATTCGTCATTCGACTGTGTCGTAATAATCCGTGGTGGTGGAGGTACTGCCGACATGTCCGGATTCGACACTTTAGCACTTGCAGAAAACGTGGCACAGTTTCCCATGCCCATTATCACAGGCATAGGACATGACCGTGACGAGTGTGTACTCGACATGGTGTCACATCTGCGTGTAAAGACCCCCACGGCAGCAGCAGCTTTTCTCATAGAGCATGCACAAAGAGTGCTTGACCGTATTGAGCAATGCGAGCAAAGGATTAGTTACACAGCGGAGGCCAAGCTCTCAACTCTCAACTCCCAACTCTCAACTCTTGCCATTCGTATCCCTGCCTTATTCTCTTTGGTGAAGACACAACATGAAGCTCGTATGGAGCAGACAAGCCAAAGGCTTGCCAACAGCATCAGGCGTATCATAGATAAAGAGCAGAACCGAATAGCCCTGTTGACATCTCACATACCACCTATAACATCTCATAACATAGCATCTGCCAACCACCGTTTGGAGATGCTACAACAACGAGCGACATCACTCGACCCGCAGCTGATGCTCAAACGAGGCTACAGCATAACAACCCTAAACGGCAAAGCCATACACGATGCAGCTTTACTGAAACAAGGCGACGAGATAGAGACCCAATTTGAACAAGGAACAATAAAATCAACAGTAAAATGA
- the xseB gene encoding exodeoxyribonuclease VII small subunit, translated as MKYEEAIQKLEAIVQKMEAGEYGIDELTEQLKTAQELIKFCRDKLTNTDAEIKKILDKSE; from the coding sequence ATGAAATACGAAGAAGCAATACAGAAACTGGAGGCCATCGTACAAAAGATGGAAGCTGGCGAATACGGCATTGATGAGCTTACTGAACAGCTAAAGACTGCGCAGGAACTTATCAAATTCTGCCGCGACAAACTGACTAATACCGATGCCGAAATCAAGAAGATACTGGATAAAAGCGAATAA